From the Streptomyces sp. NBC_00390 genome, the window GCCTTGAAGGTCGGCCCGTACAACTTCGGCTTCGCGTCGCGTCCTTCGTGGGTGGAGCACTACGCGTACCAGAACGGTCTGCTGATCTGGAAGTGGGACACCTCCGAGGCGGACAACAACACCAGCGAGCACGAGGGCACGGGTCTGATCCTTCCGGTGGACGCCCACGCCAAGCCGCTGAAGTGGGCCGACGGCAAGCTGATGCGGAACAAGATCCAGACGTTCGACTCGTCGTTCAGCCTGTACCCGACGGACCGCTTCCGGCTGCACAACGCGGACATCCCGCAGCTGATCAAGTCGCAGAAGGGTGTCTCCGTCTTCGACGACCGCAAGGGCGTCTACTGGTACGAGGAGAACCCGACCGCAAGCGTGAAGGTCGCTGACACCAACACCAAGATCTCGATCGTGAAGGAGCCGCGCAGCGGCGAGACGATCACCGTCAAGGTTGGTCCGTCGACCAACTGATTGGTGTCACCGCAGGTCAGAACGTGATCGGCCGTCGCCCTCTAGCGGGCGGCGGCCGATCGTGTTTAGGTGCGTCTGACGAAGTTCTTATTGACAGACCAACTCACGGGGGAGTGGTTCCGCATGGCCGCAGGAGGTTTCTGCAAGCTGCCGAACGGCAGCGTGGTGGTGGCGCTGAACCTGCCCAGCCCCGCCGCCGACGGTCCCGCCGGCGTGCGGTTCCTCGTCCACGCCCAGAACCGGGCGCGCGCCCTGACCAGGCTGCGCAACCTCGGCCTCAGGGGGGTCTACCTGCGCGGCAACGCCGCCCCGCCGACACCGGACGAGATCACGGCCGTCCTCCACCACCCCGACGGCCTCATATGGCGCACGGCCCCCGACAACGGTGTCACCGTCGCCACCGAGCTGTGGCGGCCGATCAGGTGCCTGCTGAGAGCGTAGCGCCGGAAAAAAGATCGCGCACGAACCGAACGATCCGCATCCGCCCACCGTCTAAGTGCTGAACCGTTGTCGAGGGCATGTGGTGGGGGACTGTGCGAGCCGAAGAACAGGATCCTCTCAGCCCGGCACAGGCCCGTCGCGTCAGGGCGGTGCTCGCGCTGGGAGGAGTCCCGCGGGACGACCACGCGGACGGTGTGCAGCAGGTACGGCTGAAGCTGATCGAGCGCCGCGCTCAGGGAACGGAGTCGCCCCGCGACGTCGGCGCGTGGGCCGCGGCGGTCGCCTCCAACTACGCAGTCGACTGGCATCGCGGCAGGAACCGCCAGGAGCGGGTCAGTGAGCGGCTGCAGACCATGACCGCATGGCGGCAGTCCGTCCCCGGGCCGGAGGAGGGGGTGCTCGCTCTGGCGGTGGCGGAGGGCATCGATGCGCTGCCACCCCTGCAGAAGCAGGTGCTCATCCTGCGGTTCTACGCCGACCTGACGGTTCCGCAGATGGCGGAGGTCCTCTCGGTACCGCTGGGCACCGTCAAGAGCCGCCTGCATGCGGCGGTCCAGGCCATGCGAGTCCATCTTTCAGCGGATACAGGGGTGCGAGGATGACGGGCGACCAGGAGACGGAGGACCTGCTCGACGAGCAGGTGAAGCTGATCGGCGGGTTCATGGAGGAGGACGAGCAGCCGGCTGGGGAGCAGGGCGTCGTGACGCTGCCCGAGGCGGGGGCCCGGCGTCGCAGGGTCCGCGCGCTGCTCGTCGCGGGGGTAGGCCTGGCGGCATCGGCCGCGCTGCTCCTCACCCTGTGGGCGCCTTGGGATCCGGCGCCGGCTGAGACGGCGAGACTCTCCGAGTCGGGAATCGTGGCGTGCTCGGAACTCATCGCCGAGGGGACCGTGAGCCGCGTGAGGTCTGCCGAGCCGGGGACGGTCCGCGTCCGGCTGGAGGTCGACCGGTACCTCAAGCCCGAATCGGGACCGGGAGAAACGGAATTCTCAGTTCCGCAGGAGGACGGTGCCGCCTACAAGGTGGGAGAAAAGGTACTGGTGAGCGTCTCGCGGTTCGAGGGCGAGGTCCCGCTGCTTTTCATCGGCGAGGAAATCGAGTCGACCTGGGAGAGGATGAGGACGGAGGCGGGCAAAGCTGATCGCCCCACATGCCCGGGGCGCGGGTGACCGCAGGCGACGAATGATTTTCCCTTCCCTGGTGATCTTCAGACTGCTAGTCTCGGGGCGAACTCGAATCGCAGTTCGATTTGTTTCCTTGGGGGGGGGCTTTGAAGCTTACGAGAAACAAGTTCACGCGACCCGTCGCCGCTTTGGCGATGGTCGCCGCCGTCGCTGCCGGTGTTTCCGCCTGGTCCAATACAGCGGAAACTGCCTCGGCGTCTCGGGATGCACACCCGGAGCGTATTATGCACGGCAAGGAGAGCCTCAATCTCAGCAGTGTGAGCGAACTGGTCGGAACATCTTCCGTCATCGTCAAGGGGACGGTTCTCAGTGCCGCACCCGGGCGAAAGGTGGGCAGCGCCGCCGACGGCGGCGTGGACCAAGCGAGAGATGTGACCGTCCAGGTCAACCTGGTTCTCAAGGGAGGGGGCTACACCATCCCGACGAACATCGTCGTGGAGGAATGGGGCTGGGACGAGGCCGGCCACGCCTATCAGATGGAACACCTCTCCTGGAGTCAGGTGGGAGACGTCGGCTACTTCTACCTGGAGGCGGCCGACCCGATGATCACCAAATGGCGCTACGTGAACACGCAGGGCCGGGTTCAGATCAAGGACGGGCTTGTCCGATCCTCGGCCGATCCGGTCAGCACGCTGTTCTCGAAGATCGACGGGCGGACCAACTCCGACTTCTACGCGGACATGAAGTACTGGCTCGATCCCAAGCGCGGCGGAGGCGGCACAGTCGTGCCGCAGCCCGCACCCGCCACGGACGAGCAGCAGCAGCAGGTACCCGACGACGGCGCGGCCGAGCCGGAGCCGGACGGCTCGACCAACGACGGCTCCGAGCCGACGCCCTATCCCTCGGCCTCGTGACGTCGTCCGCCTCTGCCCTCGTTCGTACAAGGAAGTGAGACCTTCGTGAACAGCTCTCGCAAACTCGTCGCCTCGGTGGCGATGTCCGTGGCATTCGTGCTTGGAGTTCCTTTTTCCGCATACGCCGGCCATGATGACGACGGATTCGACCCGGATAACCGGAGCCAAGCGGTCAAGGGGTTCTCGCTGACCTCCAATGGAACCACCGCGATGAATCATGGCAAGGCCCAGCTGGAAAAAAGTGTCATCACCACATCATGGGGCGACGGTGACATCCGAGTCTATGACGCGAACTATGGGGACAACGGGTGGCACGGGTCCACGGACTGCGTCGACTGGAACGCTTTCATGACGTCCTGTGACGTCATGCGCGTCCGATTCAATCAGTATCAATACAAGTCCTATTCCGAGTGGAAGTCCCTGGGATGCCATGAATTCGGTCACACGGGCGACCTCGGGCACCGGAGCAAATCCAATGACACGGACAACAACTCGTGCATGAGGTCGGACCGCTGGCCGCAGTATTTTGACCAGCACGACCTCAACGCCATCGCCGCGGGGACGTGATGTCGAAAATCTGGTGGATATCCGGCTGTGTCGCCGTCGCCCTTGTCGCGGCATTTGCCGCGGTGCGGGCGAATGCGGACGGCGTGGATGTCGATGCCTTCCGGAAGTCCGCCGAGCGGCCGGCCTTCTGCAAGGCCGCGGCACCGCTGGACCTCTCCCACGCTGATCAGCTGACTCCGCACAAGCGTCAGCACGTCGTCGAGGAACTGGGAGGAATGGCGCCCGACGGCATCGTGGAGGACTTCGAAACGCTCATGGAGTGGTACGAGAACCCGACCGAGGAACGCCGGGACAGCACCAAGCAGGCCAGCGTCCGGGTGGGCCAGTTCATCGAGCGCAGCTGCGACGGTGTGAACATCGGCGGCATACGGACCTGACCGACAAGACCGTTCAGCCCACGGGCTTGCCCGTCAGCTCCACCCCGGCCGCGCGCATCTCCTCCAGCGCGCGGCCGGTGGTCTCCGCGGCGACGCCCGCCGTCAGGTCGAGCAGTACGTGCGTGATGAAGCCCTCGCGGGCCGCGTCGAGTGCCGTGGCCCGCACGCAGTGGTCGGTGGCGATGCCGACCACGTCCACCTCGGTGACCTTGCGCTCGCGCAGCCACTCGGCAAGCGTCGCGCCGTTCTCGTCCGTGCCCTCGAAGCCGCTGTACGCCGCCGCGTACGCGCCCTTGTCGAAGACCGCGTCGATCGCCCCCGAGGCGACCGCCGGGGCGAAGTTCGGGTGGAACCCCACACCCTCCGTGCCCGCGACGCAGTGCGCCGGCCAGGAGTCGACGTAGTCCGGCTGTGCGGAGAAGTGGTCCCCCGGGTCGACATGGTGGTCACGGGTGGCCACCACATGGCGGTAGCCCGGCTGGGCCTGGCCGATGAGGTCGGTGATGGCGGCTGCGACGTCGGCACCGCCGGACACCGCGAGGCTGCCGCCTTCGCAGAAGTCGTTCTGGACGTCCACGACGATCAAGGCGCGGTGCATGGCGGGTGTCCTTCGGTGGGGTGGGCGGGTCGGCGGCAACGGGTTCGGACATACGGGCGGGCGACGCCAACGAGCGTAGAGACTCGCGAGGCCGTACGGGAGAGGGCGTCCCCGCGGGCCGGGGCACGTGCCTCGTACACCTCCTGAGCCCCCGCTGCCCCGTACGCAGCGGCTCACACGTACTCCGTAGGGATGACAGGCTCGCCGCGCGAGAGCTGGGTCGCGGAGAGCGGCAGACCCGCACGCGCCTCGAAGTGCCGCCTGCGCGCCGCCTCCAGGGGCTCGCGGGTGACGCTCTCGCCGCCCTTGATCAGCTGCACCAGCAGCTGCCGGTCGGCGAGCGAGTCCGGGACGGCCCCCGTCCCCAGCACCTCGGCCTCGGCGACCCCGTCCCCGTCCAGCCGGCGCGCGGCCCACTTGCGGCCGCCGACCGACGTCTTGCCGCCCAGCGGCTTCTTCGCCACTGCCTGCAGCGGGGCCTTGGGGTCGGCGGACCGGGCACGGGCGACGAGCTTGTAGACCATCGAGCAGGTCGGGTGCCCGCTGCCGGTGACCAGCTGGGTGCCCACCCCGTACGCGTCCACCGGCGCCGCGGCGAGCGAGGCGATCGCGTACTCGTCCAGGTCGGAGGTGACCACGATCTTGGTGTTGACGGCCCCCAGCTCGTCCAGCTGGTGGCGCACCCGGTGCGCCACCAGCACCAGGTCGCCGGAGTCGATACGCACGGCGCCCAGTTCGGGACCGGTGACGTCCACGGCGGTACGGACCGCCTCCGCCACGTCATAGGTGTCGACCAGCAGGGTCGTGCCGCGTCCCAGCGAGTCGACCTGCGCCTGGAAGGCGCCGCGCTCGGTGTCGTGCAGCAGGGTGAAGGCGTGTGCGCTGGTGCCGACGGTGGGGATGCCGTAGCGGAACCCGGCCGCCAGGTCGGACGTGGAGTCGAAGCCGCCGATGTACGCGGCGCGTGAGGCGGCGACCGCGGCGAGCTCGTGCGTGCGGCGCGCACCCATCTCGATGAGCCTGCGTCCGGCGGCTGCCGCCGACATCCGCGAGGCCGCGGCCGCGATCGCGGAGTCGTGGTTGAGGATCGACAGGATCACGGTCTCCAGCAGCACGCACTCGGCGAAGGAGCCCTCCACCCGCAGGATCGGCGAGCCGGGGAAGTACACCTCGCCCTCGGGATAGCCCCAGACGTCACCGCTGAAGCGGTAGTCGGCGAGCCACTTCAGGGTGGGCTCGTCGACGATGCGCTGCTCGCGCAGGAAGGCGAGCACGCCGGGGTCGAAGCGGAAGTTCTCCACGGCGTCCAGGACGCGGCCGATCCCGGCCACCACGCCGTACCGGCGGCCGTCGGGCAGCCGGCGGGTGAAGACCTCGAAGACGGAGCGGCGGCGGGCGGTGCCCGACTTCAGTGCCGCCTGCACCATCGTGAACTCGTACTGGTCGGTGAAGAGCGCGGTCGACGGAACATCCACCGGCAGCCCAAGGTCCGCAGTGTTCATGACCATCATGCTAGCGCACATCTCGTCAAAGTGACGAGATGTCCTTCCGTTCGGCGGGGCCGTTTGTGCGACAGGGCCTCCCGGGTGGCAGCATGGGTGGAGTGACTGTGCCCGTAGAGATCGAACGACCTGAGTCGGCCGAGGAGACGTTCGCCGTCCCGGAACCCGATGTGCCCTGGGTGACGCTGGTGCACAACGACCCGGTCAACCTGATGAGCTATGTCACCTACGTCTTCCAGGCGTACTTCGGCTATTCCAAGGACAAGGCGCACAAACTGATGCTCGACGTCCATCACAAGGGACGCGCGATCGTCTCCAGCGGCAGCCGCGAGGAGATGGAACGCGACGTGCAGGCGATGCACGGTTACGGACTGTGGGCCACGCTTTCCCAGGACCGCATCTGATGGCCTCCCACTTCGAGCCGCTCAAGGGCGGCGGCGCTGCCGTCGCGCTCGACGAGGTCGAGATCTCGATCCTGCGCTCACTCGCCATCCAGCTGCTGGAGCTCATCGGACCCGGAGAAGAGGCGATCGAGGGCCAGGACCCGCTGGCCGCCCTGTTCGCCGAAGGGCCCAGCGAGGCACCCTCCGACCCGGCGCTCGCCCGGCTCTTCCCGGACGCGTACGGAGGTCCCGAAGCCGACACGCAGGACGACGAACTGCTCGCCCGTTCCGCCGAGTTCCGGCGCTTCACCGAGACCGACCTGCGCTCGCGCAAGCGCGACGACGCCCTCGCCGTGGTGCGCACCCTGGACTCCCTCAACGCCGCCGGCGACGGCGGGGCCGTGCTCGAACTCGGCCCCGACGACTGTCAGCACTGGCTCGGCGCGCTCAACGACCTGCGGCTGACCATCGGCACGCGGCTGGAGGTCGGGGACGAGGACGAGAACGACGCGCTGTACCGGCTGCCGGACTCCGATCCGCGCAAGCCGATGGTGATGGCCTACCTGTGGCTCGGCGCGCTCCAGGAAACCCTTGTGGAGACGCTGATGCCGTGACCGGTGCGACGGCGCACGGTCATCGCCTGTTCGCTCAGCGGACACTCAAATCCGGATAACGATCGCGTCACCGCGGCGGCCTGCCTTGC encodes:
- a CDS encoding RNA polymerase sigma factor — encoded protein: MWWGTVRAEEQDPLSPAQARRVRAVLALGGVPRDDHADGVQQVRLKLIERRAQGTESPRDVGAWAAAVASNYAVDWHRGRNRQERVSERLQTMTAWRQSVPGPEEGVLALAVAEGIDALPPLQKQVLILRFYADLTVPQMAEVLSVPLGTVKSRLHAAVQAMRVHLSADTGVRG
- a CDS encoding nicotinamidase, whose translation is MHRALIVVDVQNDFCEGGSLAVSGGADVAAAITDLIGQAQPGYRHVVATRDHHVDPGDHFSAQPDYVDSWPAHCVAGTEGVGFHPNFAPAVASGAIDAVFDKGAYAAAYSGFEGTDENGATLAEWLRERKVTEVDVVGIATDHCVRATALDAAREGFITHVLLDLTAGVAAETTGRALEEMRAAGVELTGKPVG
- a CDS encoding nicotinate phosphoribosyltransferase, which codes for MNTADLGLPVDVPSTALFTDQYEFTMVQAALKSGTARRRSVFEVFTRRLPDGRRYGVVAGIGRVLDAVENFRFDPGVLAFLREQRIVDEPTLKWLADYRFSGDVWGYPEGEVYFPGSPILRVEGSFAECVLLETVILSILNHDSAIAAAASRMSAAAAGRRLIEMGARRTHELAAVAASRAAYIGGFDSTSDLAAGFRYGIPTVGTSAHAFTLLHDTERGAFQAQVDSLGRGTTLLVDTYDVAEAVRTAVDVTGPELGAVRIDSGDLVLVAHRVRHQLDELGAVNTKIVVTSDLDEYAIASLAAAPVDAYGVGTQLVTGSGHPTCSMVYKLVARARSADPKAPLQAVAKKPLGGKTSVGGRKWAARRLDGDGVAEAEVLGTGAVPDSLADRQLLVQLIKGGESVTREPLEAARRRHFEARAGLPLSATQLSRGEPVIPTEYV
- the clpS gene encoding ATP-dependent Clp protease adapter ClpS translates to MGGVTVPVEIERPESAEETFAVPEPDVPWVTLVHNDPVNLMSYVTYVFQAYFGYSKDKAHKLMLDVHHKGRAIVSSGSREEMERDVQAMHGYGLWATLSQDRI
- a CDS encoding DUF2017 domain-containing protein gives rise to the protein MASHFEPLKGGGAAVALDEVEISILRSLAIQLLELIGPGEEAIEGQDPLAALFAEGPSEAPSDPALARLFPDAYGGPEADTQDDELLARSAEFRRFTETDLRSRKRDDALAVVRTLDSLNAAGDGGAVLELGPDDCQHWLGALNDLRLTIGTRLEVGDEDENDALYRLPDSDPRKPMVMAYLWLGALQETLVETLMP